A single genomic interval of Candidatus Abyssobacteria bacterium SURF_5 harbors:
- a CDS encoding efflux RND transporter periplasmic adaptor subunit: protein MALRIASPQNVTGTGRRFLHTPLSFLRRVVLLVALLMFSITNAGCGRARAGEVEFETARIERGDIEHRVIATGRIEPLSKVEIRSKVNGIIRTLSVDDGDRVSKGQVIIELDRDILASQVNGARAALEKARARYEQAQIEASTVDLDSAQRKYDRTKKLFAQGLTSEEQIEDAQTALDMAKQAYAARKAAVIMANAELSAATAALELAENELQYATIVSPVDGIVLHRDVDVGSAVASVTSTMGTLLMTLGDMRELHMVGDVDESDIGLVREGMPVRISVESYPDRKFNGRVKRISPLGVAKDRIMNFEVEVSIEDADVPLRTNMTADAEIIVNKHQYVILVPQNALRFERSQSFVETPDSSQPSGKRRIDVTLGIGGTDFSEVLTGLDEGTEVVITQR, encoded by the coding sequence ATGGCTTTAAGAATAGCATCTCCTCAGAATGTCACTGGCACGGGCCGCCGCTTTCTCCACACGCCTCTCTCCTTCCTTCGTCGGGTCGTTCTCCTGGTTGCTCTCCTGATGTTCTCCATCACCAATGCCGGTTGCGGGCGGGCGCGCGCCGGTGAAGTCGAATTCGAAACCGCACGCATCGAGCGGGGCGACATCGAGCATCGGGTAATTGCGACAGGTCGGATCGAGCCTCTTTCCAAAGTCGAAATACGGTCGAAAGTGAACGGGATTATCAGGACGCTTTCCGTGGATGACGGCGACCGGGTATCCAAAGGCCAAGTGATCATCGAACTGGACCGCGACATTCTGGCATCGCAGGTTAATGGGGCGCGGGCGGCTCTCGAGAAGGCGCGCGCCCGATACGAGCAGGCGCAGATCGAGGCTTCCACCGTCGATCTCGATTCAGCCCAACGAAAATATGATCGAACGAAGAAGCTTTTCGCCCAGGGATTGACCTCCGAAGAACAGATTGAGGACGCGCAAACCGCATTGGATATGGCAAAGCAGGCATATGCCGCAAGAAAAGCTGCGGTCATTATGGCGAACGCGGAATTGTCCGCGGCAACAGCGGCGTTGGAACTCGCCGAAAATGAATTGCAGTACGCCACGATAGTCTCGCCGGTGGACGGAATCGTTCTCCACCGCGATGTCGACGTCGGTTCAGCCGTCGCATCGGTAACATCCACCATGGGCACGCTCCTCATGACGCTCGGCGACATGCGCGAGCTGCATATGGTGGGCGACGTCGATGAAAGTGATATCGGATTGGTTCGCGAAGGAATGCCTGTTCGAATCTCGGTCGAATCGTATCCCGATCGGAAATTCAATGGCCGCGTCAAAAGAATCTCGCCGCTGGGTGTCGCAAAGGACAGGATCATGAATTTCGAAGTTGAAGTCAGCATTGAGGACGCCGATGTGCCGCTCAGGACAAATATGACCGCCGATGCGGAAATCATCGTAAATAAACATCAGTACGTGATCCTCGTCCCGCAGAACGCTCTTCGCTTCGAGCGCAGCCAGAGTTTCGTCGAGACGCCCGATTCCTCGCAGCCATCCGGCAAGAGACGGATCGATGTCACGCTTGGAATCGGCGGAACGGACTTCAGCGAGGTCTTGACGGGACTGGACGAAGGAACCGAAGTCGTCATCACGCAGAGATAA